In the Burkholderia cenocepacia genome, one interval contains:
- a CDS encoding protease pro-enzyme activation domain-containing protein, which produces MARHLQADREPRIVPESKCLGQCDPAERIHVTIMLRRQEEGQLDALVHQLATGDARAKPVSRDAFAQRFSANPDDIRKTEDFAHRHQLTVDRVDPVESVVVLSGTIAQFEAAFSVKLERFEHRSIGQYRGRSGPIALPDDLGDAVTAVLGLDSRPQARPHFRFRPPFKPARGAAAVTFTPIQLASLYDFPAGDGAGQCIAIIELGGGYRAADIQQYFRGLGITTPPKLVDVNVGTGRNAPTGEPNGPDGEVALDIEIAGAIAPAAKIAVYFAPNSDAGFIQAVNAAVTDKTNQPSVISISWGGPEAIWQAQSAQAFNRVLQAAAAQGITVCAASGDSGSGDGLQDGADHVDFPASSPYVLGCGGTQLDALPGQGIRSEVTWNDEASGGGAGGGGVSALFDLPAWQQGLKVARADGSTTPLAKRGVPDVAGDASPQTGYEVSVAGTPAVMGGTSAVAPLWAALIARINAANGASAGWINPVLYKHPGALRDITKGSNGTYAAASGWDACTGLGSPNGAQLATILARKPSS; this is translated from the coding sequence ATGGCAAGGCATCTTCAAGCCGACCGTGAACCCCGCATCGTCCCCGAGTCCAAGTGTCTCGGCCAGTGCGATCCGGCAGAACGCATCCACGTCACGATCATGTTGCGGCGGCAGGAAGAAGGGCAACTCGACGCATTGGTTCACCAGCTCGCCACCGGCGACGCCCGTGCAAAACCGGTGTCGCGCGACGCATTCGCGCAGCGTTTCTCCGCCAATCCCGACGACATTCGCAAGACCGAGGACTTCGCGCACCGTCATCAGCTGACGGTCGATCGCGTCGATCCGGTCGAGAGCGTCGTCGTGTTGTCCGGCACGATCGCGCAGTTCGAAGCCGCGTTCAGCGTGAAGCTCGAGCGTTTCGAGCATCGGTCGATCGGCCAGTATCGCGGCCGCTCGGGCCCGATCGCGCTGCCCGACGATCTCGGCGATGCGGTCACGGCCGTGCTCGGCCTCGACAGCCGCCCGCAGGCGCGGCCGCACTTCCGCTTCCGTCCGCCGTTCAAGCCGGCGCGCGGCGCGGCGGCCGTCACGTTCACGCCGATCCAGCTCGCGTCGCTGTACGACTTTCCGGCCGGCGACGGCGCCGGGCAATGCATCGCGATCATCGAGCTCGGCGGCGGCTATCGCGCGGCCGACATCCAGCAGTATTTCCGCGGGCTCGGCATCACGACGCCGCCCAAGCTCGTCGACGTGAACGTCGGCACCGGCCGCAATGCGCCGACCGGCGAGCCGAACGGCCCGGACGGCGAAGTCGCGCTCGACATCGAAATCGCCGGCGCGATCGCACCGGCCGCGAAGATCGCGGTGTACTTCGCGCCGAACAGCGATGCGGGCTTCATCCAGGCCGTCAACGCGGCCGTGACCGACAAGACGAACCAACCGTCCGTGATCTCGATCAGCTGGGGCGGCCCGGAAGCGATCTGGCAGGCGCAGTCGGCGCAGGCGTTCAATCGCGTGCTGCAGGCGGCCGCCGCGCAGGGCATCACCGTCTGCGCGGCGTCGGGCGACAGCGGCTCTGGCGACGGGCTGCAGGATGGCGCCGATCACGTCGACTTTCCCGCGTCGAGCCCGTACGTACTCGGCTGCGGTGGCACGCAGCTCGACGCGCTGCCCGGGCAGGGCATTCGCAGCGAGGTCACGTGGAACGACGAGGCATCCGGCGGCGGTGCGGGCGGCGGCGGCGTCAGTGCGCTGTTCGACCTGCCGGCGTGGCAGCAGGGGCTGAAGGTCGCGCGCGCCGACGGCAGCACCACGCCGCTCGCGAAGCGCGGCGTGCCGGACGTGGCCGGCGACGCGTCGCCGCAGACGGGCTACGAAGTGTCGGTGGCCGGCACGCCCGCGGTGATGGGGGGCACGAGCGCGGTCGCACCGCTGTGGGCGGCGCTGATCGCACGGATCAATGCGGCGAACGGCGCGTCGGCCGGCTGGATCAATCCGGTGCTGTACAAGCATCCGGGCGCGCTGCGCGACATCACGAAAGGCTCGAACGGCACTTATGCGGCCGCGTCCGGCTGGGACGCCTGCACGGGCCTCGGCAGCCCGAACGGCGCGCAGCTCGCCACGATCCTCGCGCGCAAGCCGTCGAGCTGA
- a CDS encoding LysE family translocator: MISTHLLLIYLAALAAIYAVPGPDMALVLQTSIGRGVRPGMAAAAGLSLARTAHVTLSACGVAALIRSAPWLYEVIRYGGALYLAYVAIQVFRSPVFALGDGDAAAGELRQSFVKGLLTNLLNPKALLFCSVLLPQFVRPEVGPVVWQMFELGALLVAAGVCFDLACVFGASRIAAWMRAHPLAQTVQRWTFSAALIGFALRLSMD, from the coding sequence ATGATTTCCACGCATTTGCTGTTGATTTATCTCGCCGCGCTGGCGGCCATTTATGCGGTACCGGGGCCCGACATGGCGCTCGTGCTGCAGACCAGCATCGGCCGCGGCGTGCGGCCGGGGATGGCGGCGGCGGCCGGCCTGTCGCTCGCGCGCACCGCGCACGTGACGCTGTCGGCGTGCGGCGTCGCGGCGTTGATCCGCAGCGCGCCGTGGCTCTACGAGGTGATCCGCTATGGCGGCGCGCTCTATCTCGCGTATGTCGCGATCCAGGTGTTCCGCTCGCCGGTGTTCGCGCTCGGCGACGGCGACGCGGCGGCGGGCGAGTTGCGCCAGTCGTTCGTAAAGGGGCTGCTGACCAACCTGCTGAACCCGAAGGCGCTGCTGTTCTGTTCGGTGCTGCTGCCGCAGTTCGTGCGGCCCGAGGTCGGGCCGGTCGTCTGGCAGATGTTCGAGCTCGGCGCGCTGCTGGTGGCGGCCGGCGTGTGCTTCGACCTCGCGTGCGTGTTCGGCGCGTCGCGCATCGCGGCGTGGATGCGCGCGCATCCGCTCGCACAGACGGTGCAGCGCTGGACCTTTTCCGCGGCGTTGATCGGTTTCGCGCTGCGGCTGTCGATGGATTGA
- a CDS encoding Lrp/AsnC family transcriptional regulator — MIDLDKTDRAILAAVQRDGRLPIARLAESVGLSETPCARRLKRLENDGYIERYRAQLSRQALGFGVVAFVLVRFATHDRKVADRFEREVLGIERILACHNVAGTADYLLQVVARDLDDYGTFLRDSLRMLPGVTSIESALSLREVKHDAGLPVP, encoded by the coding sequence ATGATCGACCTCGACAAAACCGACCGCGCGATCCTCGCTGCGGTGCAGCGCGACGGCCGCCTGCCGATCGCGCGGCTCGCCGAATCCGTCGGCTTGTCCGAAACGCCTTGCGCACGGCGCCTGAAACGCCTCGAAAACGACGGCTACATCGAGCGCTACCGCGCGCAACTGTCGCGCCAGGCGCTCGGCTTCGGCGTGGTCGCGTTCGTGCTCGTGCGGTTCGCGACGCACGACCGCAAGGTCGCCGACCGGTTCGAGCGGGAAGTGCTCGGCATCGAGCGGATTCTGGCGTGTCACAACGTCGCGGGCACGGCCGACTACCTGCTGCAGGTGGTCGCGCGCGATCTCGACGACTACGGCACGTTCCTGCGCGATTCGCTGCGGATGCTGCCGGGCGTGACGTCGATCGAATCGGCGCTGTCGCTGCGCGAGGTGAAGCACGACGCCGGGCTGCCGGTGCCGTGA
- a CDS encoding LysR family transcriptional regulator encodes MNVLGNLSTLDLRLIRVFLAVTDAGGVSAAQAVLNVGQSTISAQLSSLETRLGYRLCERGRSGFRLTPKGERFHAMSRKLLTALDEFGMAARHMDRQLVGTLNIGLIGHTPVSQNARIAEAIAAFRTRDEAVRFSISVRAPGDLEEKLLSNEIQIAVGYFWHRVPTLHYTPLFIERQIAYCGRGHPLFDGAGTLTPADVAGFEWAWRSYPLPEAQMSTTPDRVTATADNMEAVALLILSGHHLGYLPQHFAAPYVAQGLLAPLNPDRLHYEVTFHMVVARDGRGDPVVEAFLEDLERAHQSPDVV; translated from the coding sequence ATGAACGTGCTGGGGAATCTGTCGACCCTCGATCTGCGGTTGATTCGCGTGTTTCTCGCGGTCACGGACGCGGGCGGCGTGTCGGCCGCGCAGGCGGTGCTGAACGTCGGCCAGTCGACCATCAGCGCGCAACTGTCGTCGCTCGAGACGCGGCTCGGCTACCGGCTTTGCGAGCGCGGCCGCAGCGGCTTCCGGCTCACGCCGAAGGGCGAGCGGTTCCATGCGATGAGCCGCAAGCTGCTGACGGCGCTCGACGAATTCGGGATGGCCGCGCGGCACATGGACCGCCAACTGGTCGGCACGCTGAACATCGGCCTGATCGGCCATACGCCGGTGAGCCAGAATGCGCGGATCGCCGAGGCGATCGCCGCGTTCCGCACCCGCGACGAGGCCGTGCGCTTCTCGATTTCGGTGCGCGCGCCCGGCGATCTCGAGGAAAAGCTGCTGAGCAACGAGATCCAGATCGCGGTCGGCTACTTCTGGCATCGCGTGCCGACGCTGCACTACACGCCGCTGTTCATCGAGCGGCAGATCGCGTACTGCGGCCGCGGCCATCCGCTGTTCGACGGCGCCGGCACGCTGACGCCGGCCGACGTCGCCGGCTTCGAGTGGGCCTGGCGCTCGTATCCGCTGCCGGAGGCGCAGATGTCGACGACGCCCGATCGCGTGACCGCGACCGCCGACAACATGGAGGCCGTCGCGCTGCTGATCCTGTCCGGCCATCATCTCGGCTACCTGCCGCAGCACTTCGCGGCGCCGTATGTCGCGCAGGGGCTGCTCGCGCCGCTCAATCCGGATCGACTGCACTACGAGGTCACGTTCCACATGGTCGTGGCGCGCGACGGGCGCGGCGATCCGGTCGTCGAAGCGTTTCTCGAGGATCTCGAACGCGCGCATCAGTCGCCCGACGTGGTGTGA
- the speB gene encoding agmatinase — MNDHTHFQPLGGNEMPRCGGIATMMRLPHVSSAEGLDACFVGVPFDLGTSNRTGARFGPRQIRTESVLLRPYNMATRAAPFDSLQIADIGDVAINPYNLHDSIARIEAAYDAILEHDCKPITLGGDHTIALPILRAIHRKHGKVALIHVDAHADVNDTMMGEKIAHGTPFRRAVEEGLLHGDKVTQIGLRGTGYAAEDFDWCREQGFRVVQAEECWNTSLAPLMEEVRARIGDTPVYITFDIDGIDPAYAPGTGTPEIAGLTVPQALELIRGAKGLNIVGCDLVEVAPPYDPFGTTALLGANLAYELLCVLPGVAYRD, encoded by the coding sequence ATGAACGACCACACCCACTTTCAGCCGCTCGGCGGCAATGAAATGCCGCGCTGCGGCGGCATCGCGACGATGATGCGCCTGCCGCACGTGTCGAGCGCCGAAGGCCTCGACGCCTGTTTCGTCGGCGTGCCGTTCGATCTCGGCACCTCCAACCGCACCGGCGCGCGCTTCGGCCCGCGCCAGATCCGCACCGAATCCGTGCTGCTGCGCCCGTACAACATGGCCACGCGCGCAGCACCCTTCGATTCGCTGCAGATCGCCGACATCGGCGACGTCGCGATCAATCCGTACAACCTGCACGATTCGATCGCCCGCATCGAGGCCGCGTACGACGCGATTCTCGAGCACGACTGCAAGCCGATCACGCTCGGCGGCGACCATACGATCGCGCTGCCGATCCTGCGCGCGATCCACCGCAAGCACGGCAAGGTTGCATTGATCCACGTCGATGCACACGCCGACGTGAACGACACGATGATGGGCGAAAAGATCGCGCACGGCACACCGTTCCGCCGCGCGGTCGAGGAAGGGCTGCTGCACGGCGACAAGGTCACGCAGATCGGCCTGCGCGGCACCGGCTACGCGGCCGAGGATTTCGACTGGTGCCGCGAGCAGGGTTTCCGCGTGGTCCAGGCCGAGGAATGCTGGAACACGTCGCTCGCGCCGCTGATGGAAGAAGTGCGCGCGCGCATCGGCGACACGCCCGTCTACATCACGTTCGACATCGACGGCATCGATCCGGCCTACGCGCCGGGCACCGGCACGCCGGAAATCGCGGGCCTCACGGTGCCGCAGGCGCTCGAGCTCATCCGCGGCGCGAAGGGGCTGAACATCGTCGGCTGCGATCTCGTCGAAGTCGCGCCGCCGTACGACCCGTTCGGCACCACGGCGCTCCTCGGCGCGAACCTCGCGTACGAGCTGCTGTGCGTGCTGCCAGGCGTCGCGTACCGCGACTGA
- a CDS encoding MFS transporter, producing the protein MGTSVKQPRRAALASFVGTTIEWYDFYSYATAAAIVFGPLFFPGENRFISLLASFGSFAVGFFARPLGGVMFGYLGDRFGRKRSLLATLMLMAVSTVAIGLLPTHAQAGVIAPILLVLMRVLQGIAVGGEWGGAVLLAGEHAPEGKRTFFASFAQLGSASGLILSMLAFGAISTLSKDDMMNWGWRVPFLASSVLLIVGFVIRASVSESPEFEEVRKSGNIAQKPLREALKVWPLLLLAIGANVYGIAGVYFSNIFMISYATQFLSLDRSMVLHCMTIVAVLQFVVQLAAAFLAQRFGTTRVLLITGAWAMIVPFVMLPLVHLGTPVSITVGVGLATLAESGYYSVVAGFVSGIFVARIRYTAISIAYQVCGALAGGLTPLVATIIAQNTAPQWWPLAIQYASAAVLSSLCVWLISRRVSIDDAGATGKTDDALPRGARTA; encoded by the coding sequence ATGGGGACTTCCGTCAAGCAGCCGAGGCGGGCGGCGCTCGCTTCGTTCGTCGGCACCACGATCGAGTGGTACGACTTCTATAGTTATGCGACCGCCGCCGCCATCGTATTCGGGCCGCTGTTCTTTCCCGGCGAAAACCGCTTCATCAGCCTGCTCGCATCGTTCGGCTCGTTCGCGGTCGGCTTCTTCGCGCGGCCGCTCGGCGGCGTGATGTTCGGCTATCTCGGCGACCGCTTCGGCCGCAAGCGGTCGCTGCTCGCGACGCTGATGCTGATGGCCGTGTCGACGGTCGCGATCGGCCTGCTGCCCACCCATGCCCAAGCCGGCGTGATCGCACCGATCCTGCTGGTGCTGATGCGCGTGCTGCAAGGCATCGCGGTGGGCGGCGAATGGGGCGGCGCGGTGCTGCTGGCCGGCGAGCACGCGCCCGAAGGCAAGCGCACCTTCTTCGCGTCGTTCGCGCAGCTCGGCAGCGCGAGCGGCCTGATCCTGTCGATGCTCGCGTTCGGCGCGATCAGCACGCTGTCGAAGGACGACATGATGAACTGGGGCTGGCGCGTGCCGTTCCTCGCGAGCTCGGTGCTGCTGATCGTCGGCTTCGTGATCCGCGCGAGCGTGTCGGAGTCGCCCGAGTTCGAGGAAGTCAGGAAGAGCGGCAACATCGCGCAGAAACCGCTGCGCGAAGCGCTCAAGGTCTGGCCGCTGCTGCTGCTCGCGATCGGCGCGAACGTGTACGGTATCGCCGGCGTGTATTTCAGCAACATCTTCATGATCAGTTATGCGACGCAGTTCCTGTCGCTCGACCGGTCGATGGTGCTGCATTGCATGACGATCGTCGCAGTGCTGCAGTTCGTCGTGCAGCTCGCGGCCGCGTTCCTCGCGCAGCGCTTCGGCACCACGCGCGTGCTGCTGATCACCGGCGCGTGGGCGATGATCGTCCCGTTCGTGATGCTGCCGCTCGTACACCTGGGCACGCCGGTGTCGATCACGGTCGGCGTCGGCCTCGCGACGCTCGCGGAATCGGGCTACTACTCGGTCGTCGCGGGCTTCGTCAGCGGCATCTTCGTCGCGCGGATTCGCTATACCGCAATCTCGATCGCGTACCAGGTGTGCGGCGCGCTCGCCGGCGGCCTCACGCCGCTGGTCGCGACCATCATCGCGCAGAACACCGCGCCGCAATGGTGGCCGCTCGCGATCCAGTACGCGAGTGCCGCCGTGCTGTCGTCGCTGTGCGTGTGGTTGATCTCGCGCCGCGTCAGCATCGACGATGCGGGCGCGACCGGCAAGACGGACGACGCGCTGCCGCGCGGCGCGCGCACCGCGTAG
- the metE gene encoding 5-methyltetrahydropteroyltriglutamate--homocysteine S-methyltransferase, with product MVTTHNLGFPRIGAKRELKFGLERYWKGESSRDELKALGAALRRRHWHDQRDLDLAPIGDFAFYDQVLDMSFTLGNLPKRVQDFHGDALDNYFRVARGRSAQSAEEHAACCGGVAAGEMTKWFDTNYHYIVPEFHADTNFSLDPSRLLLQLAEANAQGVNAKPVILGPVTYLWLGKAKDDSDRLALLPKLLPVYGALLDTLTAQGVEWVQIDEPILVTELDAEWRQAFRIAYAALETRRIKLLLATYFGQLQDNLTLAASLPVDGLHIDAINARDEVDALVRELPAERVLSVGAINGRNIWKTDLNAALDWLEPLAKQLGDRLWLAPSCSLLHVPVDLASEEKLDAEIRSWLAFALQKLDELKVLATALNEGRDKVADALAANAAAIDSRRRSPRVNNPVVKAAIARIDAQLGNRASPYAQRASKQSARLNLPAFPTTTIGSFPQTAEIRQARSRFKAGALDEAGYRTAMQAEIERSVREQESLELDVLVHGEAERNDMVEYFGEQLDGYAFSQFGWVQSYGSRCVKPPILFGDISRPKAMTVEWIAYAQSLTRKPMKGMLTGPVTILNWSFVRDDQPRAVSCYQLALAIREEVLDLERAGVRVIQIDEAALREGLPLRRAQWNEYLKWAVESFRITANGVQDDTQIHTHMCYSEFNDIIASIADMDADVITIETSRSDMELLDAFDTFKYPNEIGPGVYDIHSPNIPTQDHIVGLMRKAAERIPAERLWVNPDCGLKTRQWAEVIPALTNMVAAAKTLRNQVQ from the coding sequence ATGGTCACGACACACAACCTCGGTTTTCCGCGCATCGGCGCGAAGCGCGAACTCAAGTTCGGTCTCGAACGCTACTGGAAGGGCGAATCGTCGCGCGACGAACTGAAGGCGCTCGGCGCCGCGCTGCGCCGGCGCCACTGGCACGACCAGCGCGATCTCGATCTCGCGCCGATCGGCGACTTCGCGTTCTATGACCAGGTGCTCGACATGAGCTTCACGCTCGGCAACCTGCCGAAGCGCGTGCAGGATTTCCACGGCGATGCGCTCGACAATTATTTCCGCGTCGCGCGCGGCCGGTCCGCGCAGTCGGCCGAGGAGCACGCCGCGTGCTGCGGCGGCGTCGCGGCCGGCGAAATGACGAAGTGGTTCGACACGAACTATCACTACATCGTGCCGGAGTTCCATGCGGACACGAACTTCTCGCTCGATCCGTCGCGCCTGCTGCTGCAACTGGCCGAAGCGAACGCGCAGGGTGTGAATGCGAAACCGGTGATTCTCGGCCCGGTCACGTATCTGTGGCTCGGCAAGGCGAAGGACGATTCGGATCGCCTCGCGCTGCTGCCGAAGCTGCTGCCGGTGTACGGCGCGCTGCTCGACACGCTGACCGCGCAGGGCGTCGAATGGGTGCAGATCGACGAGCCGATTCTCGTGACCGAACTCGATGCCGAATGGCGTCAGGCATTCCGCATCGCGTATGCGGCGCTCGAAACGCGCCGCATCAAGCTGCTGCTTGCCACGTACTTCGGCCAGCTTCAGGACAATCTGACGCTCGCGGCGTCGCTGCCGGTCGACGGCCTGCATATCGACGCGATCAACGCCCGCGACGAAGTCGACGCACTGGTGCGTGAGCTGCCGGCCGAACGCGTGCTGTCGGTCGGCGCGATCAACGGCCGCAACATCTGGAAGACGGACCTGAACGCGGCGCTCGACTGGCTCGAACCGCTCGCGAAGCAACTGGGCGATCGCCTGTGGCTCGCGCCGTCGTGCTCGCTGCTGCACGTGCCGGTCGACCTCGCGAGCGAGGAGAAGCTCGACGCGGAAATCCGCTCGTGGCTCGCATTCGCGCTGCAGAAACTCGACGAACTGAAGGTGCTCGCGACCGCACTGAACGAAGGCCGCGACAAGGTAGCCGACGCGCTCGCCGCGAATGCCGCCGCGATCGATTCGCGCCGCCGCTCGCCGCGCGTGAACAATCCGGTGGTGAAGGCCGCGATCGCGCGCATCGACGCGCAGCTCGGCAACCGCGCGAGCCCCTATGCGCAGCGTGCGTCGAAGCAGTCGGCGCGCCTGAACCTGCCAGCGTTCCCGACGACGACGATCGGCTCGTTCCCGCAGACCGCCGAAATCCGCCAGGCGCGCAGCCGGTTCAAGGCCGGCGCGCTGGACGAAGCCGGCTATCGCACGGCGATGCAGGCCGAGATCGAACGCAGCGTGCGCGAACAGGAATCGCTCGAACTCGACGTGCTCGTGCATGGCGAAGCCGAGCGCAACGACATGGTCGAATACTTCGGCGAGCAGCTCGACGGCTACGCATTCAGCCAGTTCGGCTGGGTGCAGTCGTACGGTTCGCGCTGCGTGAAGCCGCCGATCCTGTTCGGCGACATCAGCCGCCCCAAGGCGATGACGGTCGAGTGGATCGCCTATGCGCAGTCGCTGACGCGCAAGCCGATGAAGGGCATGCTGACCGGCCCCGTGACGATCCTGAACTGGTCGTTCGTGCGAGACGACCAGCCGCGCGCGGTGTCGTGCTACCAGCTTGCGCTGGCGATCCGCGAGGAAGTGCTCGATCTCGAGAGGGCCGGCGTGCGCGTGATCCAGATCGACGAAGCGGCGCTGCGCGAAGGGCTGCCATTGCGTCGCGCGCAGTGGAACGAATACCTGAAATGGGCGGTGGAGTCGTTCCGCATCACCGCGAACGGCGTGCAGGACGACACGCAGATCCACACGCACATGTGCTATTCGGAATTCAACGACATCATCGCGTCGATCGCCGACATGGATGCCGATGTGATCACGATCGAGACGTCTCGCTCGGACATGGAGCTGCTCGATGCGTTCGACACCTTCAAGTATCCGAACGAAATCGGGCCGGGCGTGTACGACATCCATTCGCCGAACATCCCGACGCAGGATCACATCGTCGGGCTGATGAGGAAGGCGGCCGAGCGGATTCCGGCGGAACGTCTGTGGGTGAACCCGGATTGCGGCTTGAAGACGCGCCAGTGGGCGGAAGTGATTCCGGCGCTGACTAACATGGTTGCCGCCGCGAAGACGCTGCGCAATCAGGTGCAGTAA
- a CDS encoding LysR family transcriptional regulator, giving the protein MLERFHLVVIREVERQGSLTAAANALHLTQSALSHTVRKIEQQLGTPIWDREGRGLRLTQGGQYLLKLANRLLPQFELAEERMKQYAKGERGTLRIGMECHPCYQWLLKVVSPYLSRWPDVDVDVKQRFQFGGIGALFGYDIDVLVTPDPLNKPGLRFDPVFDYEQVLVVADSHRLANVDHVTPEQLTDEVLITYPVETDRLDIYNQFLTPAGIVPRRHKSIETTDIMLQMVASGRGVAALPRWLADEYADRMPVVPVKLGKKGIAKQIFLGIREADAAVDYLAAFVALARESTWNAPRMLR; this is encoded by the coding sequence ATGCTGGAACGATTCCATCTCGTCGTCATTCGTGAAGTCGAGCGTCAGGGCTCGCTGACCGCGGCGGCCAATGCGCTGCACCTCACGCAATCGGCGCTCAGCCACACCGTCCGGAAGATCGAGCAGCAGCTCGGCACGCCGATCTGGGACCGTGAAGGCCGCGGCCTGCGGCTCACGCAGGGCGGGCAATATCTGCTGAAGCTGGCGAACCGGCTGCTGCCGCAGTTCGAGCTCGCCGAGGAGCGGATGAAGCAGTACGCGAAGGGCGAGCGCGGCACGCTGCGCATCGGGATGGAGTGCCATCCGTGCTACCAGTGGCTGCTGAAGGTCGTGTCGCCGTACCTGTCGCGCTGGCCCGACGTCGACGTGGACGTGAAGCAGCGCTTCCAGTTCGGCGGCATCGGCGCGCTGTTCGGTTACGACATCGACGTGCTCGTCACACCCGATCCGCTGAACAAGCCGGGGCTGCGCTTCGATCCCGTGTTCGACTACGAACAGGTGCTGGTGGTCGCGGATTCACACCGGCTCGCGAACGTCGACCACGTGACGCCCGAGCAACTGACCGACGAGGTCCTGATCACGTACCCGGTCGAAACCGACCGGCTCGACATCTACAACCAGTTCCTGACGCCGGCCGGCATCGTGCCGAGGCGGCACAAGTCGATCGAGACGACCGACATCATGTTGCAGATGGTCGCGAGTGGGCGCGGCGTGGCAGCACTGCCGCGGTGGCTCGCCGACGAGTATGCGGACCGGATGCCGGTCGTGCCGGTCAAGCTCGGCAAGAAAGGCATCGCAAAGCAGATCTTTCTCGGCATCCGCGAAGCGGACGCAGCGGTCGACTATCTGGCCGCGTTCGTCGCGCTGGCGCGCGAATCGACGTGGAACGCGCCACGCATGCTGCGCTAG
- a CDS encoding CbtA family protein, with protein MVGKLLMRGMLAGIAAGLLTFGFARIVGEPQVDQAIAFEEKTTAAQGEAPEPELVSRHTQAGLGLLTGVVTYGAAFGGLFSLVFAYAYGRGSRLPARPLAAWLALAAFVALVIVPNLKYPANPPSVGDPDTIGYRTGLFFLMIAISVATMVFSVGVRRHLLAKLGQWNASIVAGLVFVAIIAAVQVGLPSVSELPADFPAALLWKFRVAAIGMQVIMWTTLGLLFGAWVERGERAGMRAA; from the coding sequence ATGGTCGGAAAGCTGCTCATGCGCGGGATGCTCGCAGGCATCGCCGCGGGCCTCCTCACGTTCGGTTTCGCCAGGATCGTCGGCGAACCGCAAGTCGATCAGGCGATCGCCTTCGAAGAAAAAACCACCGCCGCTCAAGGCGAGGCGCCGGAGCCCGAGCTGGTCAGCCGCCACACGCAGGCCGGCCTTGGCTTGCTGACGGGCGTCGTGACGTACGGCGCGGCATTCGGCGGGCTGTTCTCGCTGGTCTTCGCGTATGCGTACGGACGCGGCAGCCGCCTGCCGGCACGGCCGCTGGCCGCGTGGCTCGCGCTGGCGGCATTCGTCGCGCTCGTGATCGTGCCGAACCTCAAGTACCCGGCCAATCCGCCGTCGGTCGGCGATCCCGACACGATCGGTTATCGCACCGGGCTGTTCTTCCTGATGATCGCGATCTCGGTCGCGACGATGGTGTTCTCGGTCGGCGTGCGCCGCCATCTGCTGGCGAAGCTCGGCCAGTGGAACGCGTCGATCGTCGCCGGGCTCGTGTTCGTCGCGATCATCGCGGCCGTGCAGGTCGGGCTGCCGTCGGTCAGCGAGTTGCCGGCCGATTTCCCGGCGGCGTTGCTGTGGAAGTTCCGCGTGGCGGCGATCGGCATGCAGGTGATCATGTGGACGACGCTCGGCCTGCTGTTCGGCGCGTGGGTCGAACGCGGCGAACGCGCCGGCATGCGCGCCGCCTGA
- a CDS encoding CbtB-domain containing protein, whose product MSEAVLKPAVVPAPIPVRELLPWAVFVGLILLLALYFVGAEQGATSLVPGMVVHEFVHDGRHLLGFPCH is encoded by the coding sequence ATGAGCGAAGCAGTGCTGAAGCCGGCGGTCGTGCCGGCACCCATTCCCGTCCGTGAGTTGTTGCCGTGGGCCGTGTTCGTCGGCCTGATTCTGCTGCTGGCCTTGTATTTCGTCGGTGCGGAACAGGGCGCGACGTCGCTCGTGCCGGGCATGGTCGTCCACGAATTCGTCCACGACGGCCGCCATCTGCTCGGCTTTCCCTGCCACTGA
- a CDS encoding histidine phosphatase family protein, whose protein sequence is MTLPASLRLIAHASTRAMRTGTFPDDDPLDAHGLAEAAALRGRWKAVAGSLVLCSPARCARQTADALGLRADIDDALRDIDYGHWRGKRLHDLARDLPDELAAWLGTPSASPHRGESFEAAAHRIGTWLNALPPERDVVAITHAPIVRAAIAHVLRMAPEAAARLDVAPLSCTTFVASPAGWTLATTDDDPRDTGA, encoded by the coding sequence ATGACCCTACCTGCCTCACTGCGCCTGATCGCCCACGCATCGACCCGCGCCATGCGCACCGGCACGTTTCCCGACGACGATCCGCTCGACGCGCACGGGCTCGCCGAAGCTGCTGCGCTGCGTGGCCGGTGGAAGGCCGTCGCGGGCTCGCTCGTGCTGTGCAGCCCGGCACGCTGCGCCAGGCAGACCGCCGATGCGCTCGGGCTGCGCGCCGACATCGACGACGCGCTGCGCGACATCGATTACGGCCACTGGCGCGGCAAGCGGCTGCATGATCTCGCACGCGACCTCCCTGACGAACTTGCCGCGTGGCTCGGCACGCCGTCCGCGTCGCCGCATCGCGGCGAATCGTTCGAAGCCGCCGCGCACCGGATCGGCACCTGGTTGAACGCGCTGCCGCCCGAGCGCGACGTCGTCGCGATCACGCATGCGCCGATCGTCCGCGCGGCCATCGCGCATGTGCTGCGGATGGCTCCCGAAGCGGCCGCGCGTCTCGACGTCGCGCCGCTGTCGTGCACGACGTTCGTCGCATCGCCGGCCGGCTGGACGTTGGCCACGACGGACGATGACCCGCGCGACACCGGCGCGTAA